A genomic window from Nocardioides jiangxiensis includes:
- a CDS encoding maleylpyruvate isomerase N-terminal domain-containing protein, translating to MPTTLDVAAHLDALREALLAFTRYADRAGLRAAVPTCPDWRVRDLVAHQGMVHRWAAGLLTGQATDTDALEREGRSAVDPLEWLRDGAIELATALTRAPETVAAPVFLKDAPAPRAFWARRQCHETTIHAIDAMAASLGVAPAAGETWIRPETALDGVDELLCGFLPRSKSRLRSPTPLSFAVRPHEGDRGWLVQVTDEPAVTTVLARDDASLDAADVTVDGSAVELYLQLWNRSAAPGAGDPGDGMALWREKARITWA from the coding sequence TACGCCGACCGGGCCGGCCTGCGCGCTGCCGTACCGACCTGCCCCGACTGGAGGGTGCGCGACCTGGTCGCCCACCAGGGGATGGTCCATCGCTGGGCGGCGGGACTGCTGACCGGACAGGCGACGGACACCGACGCGCTCGAGCGCGAGGGGCGCTCGGCCGTCGACCCGCTGGAGTGGCTGCGCGACGGCGCGATCGAGCTCGCGACGGCGCTGACCCGTGCTCCCGAGACCGTGGCAGCACCCGTCTTCCTCAAGGACGCACCCGCTCCGCGCGCCTTCTGGGCCCGCCGCCAGTGCCACGAGACGACGATCCACGCGATCGACGCGATGGCGGCCTCGCTCGGGGTGGCTCCGGCGGCCGGCGAGACGTGGATCCGCCCGGAGACCGCGCTCGACGGCGTCGACGAGCTGCTCTGCGGCTTCCTGCCGCGCTCGAAGTCGCGGCTCCGGTCCCCGACGCCCCTCAGCTTCGCGGTCCGCCCGCACGAGGGCGACCGCGGGTGGCTGGTGCAGGTGACCGACGAGCCGGCGGTGACCACCGTCCTCGCTCGCGACGACGCCTCGCTCGACGCCGCCGACGTGACCGTCGACGGCTCGGCAGTGGAGCTCTACCTCCAGCTCTGGAACCGCTCGGCGGCCCCGGGCGCCGGCGACCCGGGCGACGGCATGGCGCTGTGGCGGGAGAAGGCGCGGATCACCTGGGCGTGA